The nucleotide window CAAGTAATCGTGGCGACCCATTCCCCCAATCTGTCTGCGTGGGTCAGCAGCGACCGGCTGGTGGTCTTCAAATCCATCATCGCATCACCCGAGACCAAGACTGAAGACGCCAGTGCCTCCCAATCTCCAGCCTCCGTTTCCATTGTGACCGAAGATTCCCTCGCGCGAAGTGGCCCCGAAGAAAGTGTCGAGCCTACTGATGGCCTTGCGACGGCAGTCGCAGCCGCCGCTTCCCGCCGCTCCACTCGCTGCATCGCGCTTGCTCGGATGGAGCTTGATCCCATCGATCGCCGCAAGGTGGACAGGTATCTGGATGTCACCAAAGCCGCGCTATTATTCGGCGGCCGGGTCCTTCTGGTGGAAGGGATTGCCGAGGCGCTGTTATTGCCCGCGATCGCGGAGCACCACACCTTGAAATCCGACAAGGACAAACTCCGTCTCTTTCGTTCAGCCGTCTTCATCCCGATCGACGGCGTGGATTTCGGCCCCTACGCGACGTTGCTGCTGTCCGCTGTCAACGGCACGCGGATCGCGGACCGCGTCGTCATCATGACAGACGGCGACAAGGCGACCGGCGGAGACGGCGATGAAGATGATGCCGAGAATCCGGAGGGGGGCATTCCTGATCCAGATGCGGTGCAATTAAATGTGGAAGACACCGCTCTATCCAAGGATGACGTGGCGGATGGGATCAAGGGGGCGGAACCATTGACACCTGCTTACAAGGGAAAAGTCGCTCCGGCGCCGGTGTCGGCGCTTCCGGGCGAGAAGCGGAAGGCGGCCCTAGAAAAGCTCGCCGAGGACTTGGATGCAACGGCGCATCTTGCAGTCCTTACCAGCACCTACTCGCTGGAGGCCGAACTGCTTGAGGCCGGGAACGGCAATATCCTTCGCAAGGCCTATCTGACTCTTCACCCAAGATCGCAGAAAAAGTGGGACGCCGTTGCAGCGCTGTCCGGCGATGAGCGTGCGCAAGCTGTCCATGATCTATTCAAGACGACCCGCAAGGGCGACTTCGCCCAAGTGCTTGCACGGTTGGTAGAAGATGGCGAAGACACCTTTGTGGTCCCAGACTACATGGCAGCTGCGATCCAAGCCGTGGTGGCGCCGTGACCGCACCTTATTGTCCAACCGGCCAACAGAAGACGGTCATCATTCACGATGGTTCGGCCTTTGTGACGGCGTGCCCGGGCGCTGGCAAGACGCGCACGCTGGTTGAACGTGCCCGGCATCTCGCCGACCGAACTGACGACAAGCGTGGCGTCGCTTTTCTGTCCTTCACCAACGCCGCGGTGGATGAGCTTCAGAGCCGCCTGGGCTTGTTCGGGCTGCTGACTTCACCGCTGTTTCCGAGCTTCATCGGTACATTTGACCGGTTCCTGTGGCAGTTCTTCATTGCCCCGTTCGGCATCCCTGGCTGCACGGTGTTGCCGCAATTGGTGGTCGACAAGAATAATTGGGAGGTGAAGCCACCTTTTGCGAAAGCGCATGCGCTGACCCTCGAGTGCTTCGACAGGAAGACAGGTGCGATCGATGCTGCTCGCGCTGGAGAACACGGGTTCGACACGACAGAGCGGAATCCCGCAGCTTGGGAAACATGCGCCCGCAGGATCATCCAAAGCGCACGGGCCAATGGGCTGGTCGATTTTGACGATGTACGGTCGTGCGTAGCCGAACGGCTTGGGGACACGAACTTTGCCGAGCGTGTTGGCAAGGCGCTCGCCGCCCGTTTTCGCGAAATCGTTGTCGATGAAGCGCAGGACTGCAATCCATCCGACCTTTCCGTGGTCCATTGGCTGCGCCGATCAGGGCTGTCTGTAAAAGTGATCTGCGATCCTCAACAGTCGATTTTTAAGTTCCGGGGCGGCATCACCAACGAGTTGCTCGACTTCGCAGCTACGTTCGATCCTTCAGAACGGCTCGTGATGAACGGGAATTTTAGGTCAACGGCAGCGATTTGCTCGGCCATCGTCGCGTTGCGTCCGCCGAGCGCACGGGTCGATAAAGACGAGGCCATCGGTAAGCACAAGGACGATGCAACGCCGATCCATCTGCTGTCCTATAGTGGGAACGGTGTCTCGACCGCGATTGGGGCAAAGTTTGCTGACCTAGTCCGTTCGCTGGACATTACGATTGGGCACGCACCGCTATTGGCATCAACGCTATCAAGCGCCTCGAAAGCGATCGGACAGCCCACCTTGGGCAAAACGAACGAAAAATCGCTGCTCCTAGCGCAGGCTGTGATGAGCTATCATTTTTCCTTTACCTCCGGCGGTCGCCGGGAAGCACTGGCGTCCCTGCACAGGATAATCCTGTTCATACAGGGCCACATCGGGACGATGGGCGACTACCACGCCCATCTCGCCGAAAGCGGTATGATAGACGGGCGCTGGCGGCCAGATGTCATCGCCGTGGCGAACGAACTCAGATACGAGCCGGGAGAAACTCCCAGCCAATGGCTCGCCAAGGCTCGCCTATCTGTCGAAGCCGACATGGTTAGGGGCCTAAATGTCAATCAGCGTCTTCGATCGCATGCCAACCTCGCGACTGCTCTGGCGGCTGCACCAGTGGATGCGCCACCGCCACGCACAATTCACTCTGCAAAGGGGCTGGAATTCCCGGCGGTGTGTGTCGTGATGACGAGCCAAAAAGCCGGAAGAATACTGGATTATCTTGAGGGCGACACAACAAACGGCGCCGATGAGGATGCACGGAAGATTTACGTGGCGGCGTCACGCGCCGAGCGACTTCTGGTAATGGCAATCCCAAAGAACACTGCCGGTCGGATGCAGGCGCTCCTTACGAGTGTTGGGTGTGCAGTCGAAATCAACAAGATTTAGCGGGCGATCTCGACCGAGACGAACCAGCCGATCTTACTGCATACTGCTCTTGCTCGCCACGCATTGGGATGCATGATGCCGCCCAATTCCGCGCACATGACGTGATCGAACGTCTGACTGCTGTGGAGAGCCACAGGAGTTGCTTCGAATGACATTTTGGGAGAAAAACGGACATTGATGACCGGGCGTGCCTGAGATGGCTCTGCGTTCATTTTGATGTTGCGCCCGGGTGAGATGACCCGGAGTTTGCCGAGCGCTTCAAAATCCGGTCGAGATCCGCATAGGTGAATGCCGGCGCACGGTCGATCAGGAAGGATGGCGCGAACAAATCGATCACTTTCTGGCCTGGTTTGAGAGATTCGCGTACCTGGTGCCGGGCCTGTTTTAGTTGTGCACTGGAGGGGTTTACTATGCCGTTACGTTGCAGAACGGCAGTGACCATGCGCTCCAGGCGATCCTTCCGCATACGACCGATGCAGTAGGTTCGGATGTATCGCAACAGTGATTGGAGGAACAGGCCCTGACAATGAAATGACTGCATGACGCCTCCGAGTGTCGCCTCGAATGCGGCCGTCACATTCGAGGTTCGGCTCATCTCCCGATAGAAGGCCAGTGTTTGCGCCTCTAGGAAGCCGACGCTGATTTTATCAGGTGGGGCGCAAAAGAGATAAGCCGGCACGGGGCGTTTCAGGCTCACCTGTTTGTAGAGATGCAGGCCGAAGCACAGCGCAAAGATGCAGGTGAGATTGTTGGCCGTCGCAACATTTAGGGACCGCAGGTCTTCGATGATCTCGCCCCAACCGACACGTTCGCCGCTCGGAGCAAGCATGAGGCCTTCGGCAACTGAGCCGTGAGCATCGACGTGGAGTACTGGCCTCAATCCTTGCTCGGCCTGCACGGTTAACTGCCTGAAGAGATCGCTCAGTTCGACACGATTGCGGACAGCATACTCGAAGACGGGGAAACCGCCGCCGGTGGAAAGGCTCTCAAGGTCCTCGAGGATGCGTCGGCTGGGTCCCATCTCCTGATCTGGCAGCGAGTGGATCCAAACGATCGCGTTAGTCTCTAACGTTTCCGAAATTGTGAGGGCACTGTCCGAGTAGTGTATCATTCTGCTGGGGCTCGCCTTGCTCTGGCACCTAATTGGTGTGCACTATACATATCGGGGCTGTCCGAGAAGAGTGGACAACTCAAGGCGATCGCTGAGTCCGGCGGATGCCACATGCTGAGCGACGGTGGCCCGCTCGGCTTCTGTGGTGGTCGAACCGAGCACGATTCGTTCGATCAAAGCCGAAAGATCGACATCAACAAGGATGCCGTTTTCAGGAACCGGGACGCCATGTGCAGCGACACCGCTGGTGAAACAGCGCGACATCGCAGGTGGTGATTTTGGGGGAAGCGGAAGCCGGGCGTAGCCCGGATGTAGCTTCCCCCAAAATCTCGCGCGGGTTTACCCCGTGCGGTTGGCGGTGACGGCGGTCAGGGTGGTCCGATCTTCGACGACCAAGAAGAGGATCGGATGCCCGGCCGTTTCATCACCGACCGACAACACGAGGATTACATGACCCTTCGACAGCATCACACGCAAAAGATTGCGGCTGCCAAAGCCGGCTTCAGCGTCAGCACCGGAGCCCGGATCGAACGTGACCCCCGCCCTCCATCTCAGAAACGACGTGAGCGCCGACACGGAGGCGGCAAGCCCGACCCTTTGGCCGGCCTGTGGGATGAAGAGATCGTTCCGCTGATCGAAGCGACACCGGGCCTTCGGCCGATCGCGGTGCTCGAGGAGATGCAGTACCGTCATCCGGACCGGGACCTGAGCTCTGCGCGCCGCACCTTGGAGCGCCGGATGCGGCTTTGGCGCGCCGAACACGGGCCGGACAGGGAAGTGATCTTCCGCCAGTCACACCCGCCGGGACGGGAGGGCATGTCCGACTTCTTCGACGCGCGCGCGCTCGGCGTCACGATTGCCGGAGTGCCCTTGGCGCATCGGATCTATCACTTCACCCTGGTCCACTCGGGCTGGGAGCATGCCGAGGTGGTGCTTGGCGGCGAGAGCTACACCGCCTTGGCTGGCGGATTGCAGAACGCCTTATGGCTTCTCGGCGGCGCCCCGCGCGAACATCGGACGGACAGCTTGTCGGCTGCCTTCGCCAATCTCGATCGGGATGCCCGAGAGGACCTGCGCACACGCTATGACGCGCTGTGTGCCGACTACGGCATGGAAGCGACCCGG belongs to Salipiger profundus and includes:
- a CDS encoding UvrD-helicase domain-containing protein; the encoded protein is MTAPYCPTGQQKTVIIHDGSAFVTACPGAGKTRTLVERARHLADRTDDKRGVAFLSFTNAAVDELQSRLGLFGLLTSPLFPSFIGTFDRFLWQFFIAPFGIPGCTVLPQLVVDKNNWEVKPPFAKAHALTLECFDRKTGAIDAARAGEHGFDTTERNPAAWETCARRIIQSARANGLVDFDDVRSCVAERLGDTNFAERVGKALAARFREIVVDEAQDCNPSDLSVVHWLRRSGLSVKVICDPQQSIFKFRGGITNELLDFAATFDPSERLVMNGNFRSTAAICSAIVALRPPSARVDKDEAIGKHKDDATPIHLLSYSGNGVSTAIGAKFADLVRSLDITIGHAPLLASTLSSASKAIGQPTLGKTNEKSLLLAQAVMSYHFSFTSGGRREALASLHRIILFIQGHIGTMGDYHAHLAESGMIDGRWRPDVIAVANELRYEPGETPSQWLAKARLSVEADMVRGLNVNQRLRSHANLATALAAAPVDAPPPRTIHSAKGLEFPAVCVVMTSQKAGRILDYLEGDTTNGADEDARKIYVAASRAERLLVMAIPKNTAGRMQALLTSVGCAVEINKI
- a CDS encoding ATP-dependent nuclease; the protein is MYLSSVKLKNFRSFDICEIDFQPDLTVLVGENNGGKSNAIDAIRLLTIPLGSRREIYCEPTDVRFQSAAPHFELEAHFSDLTTGQQGRLISAATDTTLTKALFGLRFDGSQTGVRPTVWAGREGNAPEPGCQDMVRHVYLPPLRDAKRTLASGNPTRIMALLNHFLGETTPDELAKHLARSHSHDVLTSVDGAVERGLSELTSGVRRQTASLGFASDESLIDIARDLRFKLADHGVVPEDLRYSGHGYANLLFMAIIAVELEKVQSADLTLFLVEEPEAHLHPQLQAAVLAFLRDRADASRKQPTTNSHGPAGELQVIVATHSPNLSAWVSSDRLVVFKSIIASPETKTEDASASQSPASVSIVTEDSLARSGPEESVEPTDGLATAVAAAASRRSTRCIALARMELDPIDRRKVDRYLDVTKAALLFGGRVLLVEGIAEALLLPAIAEHHTLKSDKDKLRLFRSAVFIPIDGVDFGPYATLLLSAVNGTRIADRVVIMTDGDKATGGDGDEDDAENPEGGIPDPDAVQLNVEDTALSKDDVADGIKGAEPLTPAYKGKVAPAPVSALPGEKRKAALEKLAEDLDATAHLAVLTSTYSLEAELLEAGNGNILRKAYLTLHPRSQKKWDAVAALSGDERAQAVHDLFKTTRKGDFAQVLARLVEDGEDTFVVPDYMAAAIQAVVAP